The Colletotrichum higginsianum IMI 349063 chromosome 2, whole genome shotgun sequence genome has a segment encoding these proteins:
- a CDS encoding Urb2/Npa2 family protein produces the protein MDVQMTDASIGRSSETIMSDRDLVKTVRSLDQTGPGANGENIDRVWKQLTSANQSPFSAAEESVLRWLLKVMKTNNDEAETIRRFPLTWRILGCAFQRIPLFSLAKSLADRKFMAVLQQTLKGVAKPSTGSEKTSDSKSKKRKRTSTATFQLHSLKSFEGCLGTGEAIFCALKTLLARLDPAAQWSAHDRMGAEHIKALFAQPATDVVEYLGPLLSICDSSLAVSDPEPFEAQESWVRVFSSTWELHLQGSADALEVATHFSRTSFSILGKIKQRQDVEDSVARLWARDLDRFLQRNLVLPARSAYLNRSDLEVVIRAFEMVKSNASASVPILYSMVSAAPRVVGGLTTAKAEDAWMQEVFKMSERMIKQLSSDRKSQAMSAVLEEAITNKSRIALDDLRMVCNNYAIAGSPSETDWRLLSLVAKCDADVFLQSEEGLQLFDQLCDRITAAGAEADEATMRDLIESLITGFESARDLSTFLQKWFAQLSKFEDKALRFGDRPVWFTRVHRNSTLIDGIEKSLTTKQIVSLLQWVESHENLRPAAVLTFLNTIASAITKDDFADAVGTQLSDLALKVWSSSKTPSDIRSLRWRIVSKTVSWLDYERATALWDKVQADLTKALQKAKFDDEDTCEALECAYYFWLAMYPDGRDQTDLASLLSSFIERLLKKVKFEDLQGLFGAPGLSSIDTSDVPRFCSEFPLAASRLVALLAKSSGTLPDYLQRMLSEKVSQNSKTQLANVFHAVVSNENNFCNRKLAGGVVDYAIEILMNISGKSSPWAEERSRVIMVELSRMPDESITRQQRERLMGILVPKVQAAEKIELANWHLVLGLFVKIMRRPTFYPNMSFSDLQDIANSLAPLCDGSDSTTALGLSQLLYQLVTATARQMNDHQEWRTQYFGKVSTLLKDLAGDGSCVQMTLLKALLVVVLPEAGSKEKVAVFDIDETASALGSLIQDTLSGFAKAWRKQKVEKTLVNRVLIALDAAEALPEAVVKQMKVKVSQLEESSQQAISSGYFSGWKLQSFLIKRFPSKVANPQPTSFGQLFSSASSAPLPSGPAPDPLADFNRQTVLEDTVDAAMAGLDYNGKVQYVQNLLAGVQTDAASQAGPSSEGQLLAIHRVVSQMTEAPAGLEKCKTFDLATAHGTLIRYLAQTKTVREFVRTAEVLQQLLDVKSNAMTQWNIEATLSTVAVIVADDPGHLLVASSSVYQWLCKLMEVIIKKHRLRLEGHYHILVTTLEALLGALTPHPSSSAQHKASASLSAKHAAQFTRLVTLICEPAAAAVSRVQHLSALDSATDAAKRSAGRHMYLVLMAYVKMQLDVDVPRDVREALEPGMNSIFNITPLEVRKILNDSMDTSGRAILREMYKRYTKFGKWSGV, from the exons ATGGATGTTCAAATGACCGACGCAAGTATAGGTCGGTCTTCTGAGACCATC ATGTCGGATAGAGACTTGGTAAAAACCGTGCGATCCCTTGACCAGACTGGCCCCGGAGCCAATGGCGAAAATATCGACCGGGTATGGAAGCAACTCACTTCGGCCAACCAGAGTCCTTTCTCTGCAGCTGAAGAAAGCGTTCTCCGATGGCTCCTCAAGGTCATGAAAACGAACAATGACGAAGCCGAGACGATCCGACGATTCCCTCTGACCTGGCGCATACTCGGCTGCGCATTCCAAAGAATACCACTCTTCTCCCTCGCAAAGTCTCTCGCCGACCGAAAGTTCATGGCTGTCCTGCAGCAAACACTCAAGGGTGTTGCAAAGCCCAGCACCGGGTCCGAGAAGACGTCGGATTCGAagtcgaagaagaggaagaggacaaGCACCGCGACATTCCAGCTACACTCCCTCAAATCTTTCGAAGGCTGCTTGGGAACGGGTGAAGCTATCTTCTGCGCACTGAAGACTCTCCTGGCACGTCTGGACCCGGCGGCGCAATGGTCCGCCCACGACAGGATGGGGGCGGAACACATCAAGGCCCTCTTCGCGCAACCCGCAACTGATGTGGTAGAATATCTCGGACCGCTTCTTTCAATTTGCGACTCTTCCCTGGCAGTGTCAGACCCCGAGCCGTTTGAGGCGCAGGAGTCGTGGGTCAGGGTCTTTTCTTCCACTTGGGAATTGCATCTCCAGGGGAGCGCCGATGCGCTTGAAGTAGCGACGCACTTCTCGCGCACGTCGTTTTCTATTCTCGGCAAGATAAAGCAACGGCAAGATGTTGAGGACTCGGTGGCCAGGCTATGGGCCCGAGACCTCGACAGATTTCTGCAGCGTAACCTGGTTCTGCCGGCAAGGTCGGCCTACCTGAACAGAAgcgacctcgaggtcgtcatTCGTGCCTTTGAGATGGTGAAGAGCAATGCCTCAGCCTCCGTGCCCATTCTATACAGCATGGTATCAGCTGCGCCGAGGGTTGTTGGTGGACTTACCACGGCTAAGGCCGAGGATGCCTGGATGCAAGAGGTTTTCAAGATGTCTGAGCGTATGATCAAGCAACTGTCCAGCGACAGAAAGTCGCAGGCAATGAGCGCGGTTCTCGAGGAAGCGATCACGAACAAGTCCCGCATCGCCCTGGATGACCTTCGTATGGTCTGCAACAATTACGCAATTGCCGGCAGTCCTAGCGAAACCGACTGGCGTCTCCTTTCACTTGTTGCCAAATGCGATGCGGATGTCTTTTTGCAGTCCGAAGAGGGCCTGCAACTATTCGACCAATTGTGTGACAGAATCACCGCAGCTGGGGCGGAGGCTGACGAGGCGACCATGCGTGACCTCATCGAGTCCTTAATCACCGGCTTCGAATCCGCTCGTGACTTGTCGACGTTCTTGCAGAAGTGGTTCGCCCAACTTTCCAAGTTTGAAGACAAGGCGCTGCGCTTTGGAGACCGGCCAGTGTGGTTCACCAGGGTGCATCGCAACTCAACGCTTatcgacggcatcgagaaATCTTTGACTACCAAGCAAATTGTCAGCTTGCTGCAGTGGGTGGAAAGCCATGAGAACCTCCGACCGGCAGCAGTGCTCACATTCCTCAACACCATCGCATCCGCCATCACCAAAGACGATTTTGCAGATGCTGTCGGCACCCAGCTCTCAGATCTCGCGCTGAAGGTCTGGTCGTCCAGCAAGACTCCCTCCGATATCCGTTCTCTGCGATGGAGGATCGTCTCCAAGACGGTTTCGTGGCTCGACTACGAACGAGCCACCGCCCTCTGGGACAAGGTTCAGGCCGACCTGACGAAAGCACTACAAAAGGCCAAgttcgacgacgaagacacTTGCGAAGCTCTGGAATGCGCATACTACTTCTGGTTGGCCATGTATCCAGATGGCCGCGATCAGACCGATCTTGCTTCACTGCTGTCATCTTTCATCGAGAGGCTGTTGAAGAAGGTGAAGTTTGAAGATCTTCAAGGGTTGTTTGGTGCCCCTGGCCTCTCAAGCATAGATACCTCCGACGTTCCCAGGTTCTGCTCGGAGTTTCCCCTTGCCGCTTCGAGGCTCGTTGCTTTGCTTGCCAAATCCTCAGGCACTTTGCCCGATTATCTGCAGCGGATGTTGAGCGAGAAGGTTTCCCAGAACAGCAAAACACAGCTGGCAAACGTTTTCCATGCCGTCGTATCAAACGAGAATAACTTCTGCAACAGAAAGCTTGCCGGCGGGGTGGTCGATTACGCCATCGAAATCCTCATGAACATCTCCGGTAAATCTTCCCCCTGGGCCGAGGAGCGGAGTAGGGTCATTATGGTTGAGCTGTCAAGAATGCCAGATGAATCTATCACGAGGCAGCAGAGGGAACGCCTCATGGGAATCTTGGTCCCCAAGGTCCAAGCGGCAGAAAAGATTGAACTTGCAAACTGGCATCTGGTTCTGGGATTGTTCGTGAAGATCATGCGGCGCCCAACCTTCTACCCGAACATGTCATTCTCTGACCTTCAGGACATTGCAAACTCGTTGGCGCCGCTATGCGACGGGAGCGACTCTACGACGGCTCTCGGGCTGTCCCAGCTTCTGTACCAACTGGTGACAGCGACTGCACGTCAAATGAACGACCACCAGGAGTGGCGTACACAATACTTCGGAAAGGTTTCGACGCTCTTGAAGGATCTTGCGGGGGATGGCTCTTGTGTGCAAATGACTTTGCTCAAAGCGCTGCTCGTCGTGGTGCTCCCCGAGGCTGGTTCGAAGGAGAAGGTTGCTGTCTTTGACATTgacgagacggcgtcggccttgggAAGCCTCATTCAAGACACATTGAGCGGTTTCGCCAAGGCGTGGCGCAAACAGAAGGTTGAAAAGACCTTGGTCAACCGCGTGCTGATTGCACTTGACGCAGCTGAGGCTCTTCCAGAAGCTGTCGTCAAACAGATGAAGGTCAAGGTTTCGCAGCTGGAGGAGTCCAGTCAACAGGCCATCTCCAGCGGCTACTTTAGCGGCTGGAAGCTGCAGTCGTTCCTCATCAAACGATTCCCTTCCAAGGTGGCCAATCCTCAACCGACTTCGTTCGGGCAGCTTTTCAGCAGcgcctcgtccgcgccgtTGCCCAGCGGCCCAGCCCCGGACCCGCTCGCTGACTTCAACCGACAAACTGTACTTGAAGATACTGTCGATGCGGCTATGGCTGGCCTTGACTACAACGGCAAGGTCCAGTACGTCCAGAatctcctcgccggcgtccagaCAGACGCTGCCTCCCAGGCCGGCCCTTCTTCCGAGGGTCAGCTTCTGGCCATCCATCGGGTAGTGTCGCAAATGACGG AAGCtcccgccggcctcgagaagTGCAAAACCTTCGACCTGGCCACGGCCCATGGCACGCTAATCAGGTATCTGGCTCAGACAAAGACTGTCCGCGAGTTCGTCAGGACCGCCGAGGTtctccagcagctcctcgacgtaAAGTCAAACGCCATGACTCAGTGGAACATTGAAGCAACCCTGAGCACAGTCGCTGTGAttgtcgccgacgaccccgGTCACCTCCTCgtggcctcctcgagcgtATACCAGTGGCTCTGCAAGCTCATGGAGGTGATCATCAAGAAGCACCGCCTTCGCCTCGAGGGCCACTATCACATCCTCGTTACGACCCTCGAGGCACTTCTCGGCGCCCTCACCCCCcacccgtcgtcatcggcacAGCACAAGGCATCGGCGTCCCTCAGCGCCAAACACGCGGCGCAATTTACGCGCCTCGTCACCCTTATTTGCGAGCCTGCGGCAGCGGCCGTTTCGCGTGTGCAGCACCTGAGCGCTCTTGATTCGGCAACAGACGCGGCCAAGCGGTCCGCCGGCCGGCACATGTACCTCGTCCTTATGGCGTACGTCAAGATGCAACTGGACGTTGACGTGCCGCGAGATGTCCGCGAGGCGCTGGAGCCCGGGATGAACTCCATTTTCAATATCACACCGCTCGAGGTGAGGAAGATCCTCAACGACAGCATGGATACCAGCGGAAGGGCTATTTTGAGGGAGATGTACAAGAGATACACCAAGTTTGGCAAGTGGAGCGGCGTATAA
- a CDS encoding Short-chain dehydrogenase: MEYTSQALWIALPGLAALLFASAMGLFNRKNHMPVDGKTILLTGASEGMGRSVALQLAAKGANLILVARNAARLEELVAELKAAAKHPETQRFKYMTADVAVENYAAPIVAEATAWNGGRSPDIVWCIAGMATTGFFTEVPFSATRKNMDVNFHGTAEMAHAILREWLAPDAPVEDEPRHLIMTTSVVAFFTVAGYAPYAGSKWAIRGLADTLSQEVLLYPQNVKIHVVFPGTITSPGLERENETKPQITHQLEELDPVQSPEEVARLSIKGLERGEYFVTVAFLGSLMKWSGLGGSLRNNWVLDTFMIWVTSWVWVFMLPDLLRQCRNYGKKHGHPATYGKPKSKA, translated from the exons ATGGAATACACATCACAGGCCCTGTGGATCGCCCTACCCGGCCTCGCTGCCCTACTATTCGCATCCGCCATGGGTCTCTTCAACAGGAAGAACCACATGCCCGTCGATGGCAAG ACCATCCTCCTGACCGGTGCCTCGGAGGGAATGGGCCGCAGCGTTGCGCTCCAGCTCGCCGCAAAGGGCGCAAACCTCATTCTCGTCGCCCgcaacgccgcccgcctggaggagctcgtcgccgagctcaagGCTGCCGCCAAGCACCCCGAGACCCAGCGCTTCAAGTACATGActgccgacgtcgccgtcgagaactATGCCGCccccatcgtcgccgaggccaccgCCTGGAACGGCGGTCGCAGCCCGGACATCGTCTGGTGCATCGCCGGCATGGCCACCACCGGCTTTTTCACCGAGGTACCCTTCTCCGCGACCCGCAAGAACATGGATGTCAACTTCCACGGCACCGCTGAGATGGCCCATGCTATCCTGCGCGAGTGGCTCGCCCCCGACGCCCCCGTAGAGGACGAGCCGAGGCACCTGATCATGACCACCagcgtcgtcgccttcttcaccGTCGCTGGCTACGCCCCGTATGCCGGGTCCAAGTGGGCCATCCGCGGCCTGGCCGACACCCTCTCCCAGGAGGTCCTGCTGTATCCCCAAAACGTCAAGATCCACGTGGTGTTCCCGggcaccatcaccagcccCGGCCTGGAGAGGGAGAACGAGACCAAGCCTCAGATCACCCAtcagctcgaggagctcgacccCGTGCAATCGCCCGAGGAGGTCGCCCGGCTGTCCATCAAGGGCCTGGAGAGGGGCGAGTACTTCGTCACCGTTGCGTTTCTGGGCAGCTTGATGAAGTGgagcggccttggcggctcTTTGCGAAACAACTGGGTGCTCGACACCTTCATGATCTGGGTCACCTCCTGGGTTTGGGTGTTTATGCTGCCCGATCTGTTGAGGCAGTGTAGAAACTATGGCAAGAAGCATGGTCACCCGGCTACCTATGGAAAGCCGAAATCGAAGGCGTGA
- a CDS encoding Sas10/Utp3 family protein — protein sequence MAKKRKASAQKAHTGPKELDPADARLGPITTYEDVADSEEEYFLNRDKIMFDEGPKSKRRKRAEEEEKFLDNSEEEILDLDDGDDSDEEDTRKAPSKKSKKAKAGAESDEEGEGEGDEADPTWWGSSKKEYYDADQIETEADALEEEAEAKRLQQKKLAKMSEEDFLFDEGEWLATKPDEAEDQDVVTEVLKDVEVTDDVGPEERVKILQSRYPEFEHLINEFQELQPQLSVLQKDAHGKSSQSLEAVKYWILGCYVAALASYFAILTSPARDDSSTKKTLDPAELRDHDVMETLLECREAWQQVKSAKPFLPDDSMDDSSAEEEISAVDDVDEAAFAAAKAELKKQRKLDKAAKAKNKQAQKQAQAVEESLADLDDLLKQSKKSSSSKKAAAKAAEDGDNSDFGEEEALDARAAAEKAARKKSLRFYTSQIVQKANKRADAGRDAGGDVDIPYRERLRDRQARLNREAERRGQKFGADLGDDSGSEGDDSRTAAGVREEGDDEYYDMVSASSKKKKAEKEALYDALAAASKADRIVPQEVVGEDGKRKITYAIEKNKGLTPKRKKEVRNPRVKKRMKYEEKQKKLRSMKAVWKGGEPQGGYGGEMSGITTNIVRARKL from the coding sequence ATGGCGAAGAAGCGCAAAGCATCCGCGCAAAAAGCGCACACCGGCCCCAAGGAGCTTgaccccgccgacgcccgtCTCGGTCCTATCACCACCTACGAAGATGTTGCCGATTCGGAGGAGGAGTACTTCTTGAACCGGGACAAGATCATGTTCGACGAGGGCCCCAAGTCcaagaggagaaagagggccgaggaggaggaaaagttCCTGGACAACTCGGAAGAGGAgatcctcgacctcgacgacggcgacgattccgacgaagaagacacCAGGAAAGCGCCCAGCAAGAAAtccaagaaggccaaggctgGAGCCGagtccgacgaggagggcgagggggaAGGAGACGAAGCTGACCCGACCTGGTGGGGTTCTTCTAAAAAGGAGTACTACGATGCCGACCAGatcgagaccgaggccgatgccctcgaggaagaggccgaggccaagcgcctgcagcagaagaagctggccaagatgTCCGAGGAGGATTTCTTgttcgacgagggcgaaTGGCTGGCCACGAAGCCTGACGAGGCGGAAGACCAGGACGTCGTCACCGAGGTCCtcaaggatgtcgaggtcaCGGACGACGTGGGCCCGGAAGAGCGCGTCAAGATTCTTCAGAGCAGATACCCCGAGTTTGAGCATCTCATCAACGAGTTCCAGGAACTGCAGCCGCAGCTGTCCGTCCTGCAGAAGGACGCCCACGGCAAGTCGAGCCAGTCACTAGAGGCAGTCAAGTACTGGATCCTCGGCTGCTACGTCGCTGCCCTCGCCAGCTACTTCGCCATTCTCACATCCCCGGCGCGGGACGATTCATCAACCAAAAAGACTCTGGACCCCGCCGAACTGCGCGATCACGACGTCATGGAGACGTTGCTGGAGTGTCGTGAGGCGTGGCAACAGGTCAAGAGCGCGAAGCCGTTCCTCCCTGACGATTCCATGGATGACTCGtctgccgaggaggagatcagtgccgtggacgacgtcgacgaggccgcgtTCGCCGCAGCCAAGGCGGAGCTCAAGAAGCAGAGGAAGCtggacaaggccgccaaggcgaAGAACAAGCAGGCCCAGAAGCAGGCACAGGCAGTCGAAGAGTCCCTCGCggatctcgacgacctgctcAAGCAGTCCAAgaagagcagcagctcgaagaaggccgccgccaaggccgccgaagacggcgacaaCTCCGACTttggcgaagaggaggccctcgacgcccgggCGGCCGCCGAAAAGGCAGCCCGCAAGAAGAGTCTGCGCTTCTACACCTCGCAGATTGTCCAGAAAGCCAACAagcgcgccgacgccggccgcgacgctggcggcgacgtggacATCCCGTACCGCGAGCGTCTCAGGGACCGTCAGGCGCGTCTCAACCGCGAGGCTGAACGACGCGGTCAAAAGTTCGGtgccgacctcggcgacgactcCGGcagcgagggcgacgactccaggacggcggcgggcgtgcgcgaggagggcgacgacgagtacTACGACATGGTGTCGGCATcctccaagaagaagaaggcggagaaggaggcgctGTATGACGCGCTCGCGGCGGCCAGCAAGGCGGACCGCATCGTCCCGCAGGAGGTTGTCGGTGAGGACGGCAAGCGCAAGATCACGTACGCCatcgagaagaacaaggGCCTGACACCAAAGCGCAAGAAGGAGGTGCGCAACCCGCGCGTcaagaagaggatgaagtacgaggagaagcagaagaagtTGAGGAGCATGAAGGCCGTCTGGAAGGGCGGCGAACCCCAGGGCGGATACGGGGGTGAGATGTCTGGTATCACGACGAATATTGTTAGAGCGAGGAAATTGTAG
- a CDS encoding Duf543 domain protein gives MRSPRDTPRLTALGCSSSICRDSPKTSLGSIPTAEAPTSTTPLRIESIVVSATMSDTSVSPPPSAVARPVSEALLNEKWDHCLSNLLVKSTLGLGFGVVFSVLLFKRRAWPAFVGVGFGAGRAYEECNSSLKQAAREIRKQA, from the exons ATGCGGTCACCGAGAGACACACCGAGACTGACCGCCCTCGGGTGTTCATCATCAATTTGCCGGGACTCTCCGAAAACATCGCTTGGTTCAATTCCAACAGCTGAAGCTCCGACCTCGACAACACCATTGCGAATCGAGTCAATTGT GGTATCGGCGACCATGTCAGACACCTCCGTTTCTCCTCCCCCGAGCGCCGTGGCGCGCCCCGTTAGTGAGGCACTTCTCAACGAGAAG TGGGACCACTGCCTCTCCAACCTCCTCGTCAAGTCTaccctcggcctcggcttcggcgtcgtcttctcaGTCCTCCTGTTCAAGCGCAGAGCGTGGCCCGCGTTCGTTGGTGTTGGATTCGGAGCCGGACGCGCATACGAGGAGTGCAACTCCAGCCTGAAGCAGGCGGCCAGAGAGATCAGGAAGCAGGCATAA